In one Thermanaerovibrio velox DSM 12556 genomic region, the following are encoded:
- the gltS gene encoding sodium/glutamate symporter, with the protein MQLSFNPVETLAFACALLWVGFRLVERVGVLYRYNIPAPVVGGGLFSLANLLLRSAGVEITFDTVLKDYMMIAFFSTIGFGASVRLLKKGGPAVAVFLVVASVLVVLQDLVSWGLSIATGFNPILGLLAGSVTMSGGHGTGATFAAYFTEAYHVEGAMELAMAAATFGLVSGSLIGGPVARRLIERFSLKPRPEDQLEPIEPVTEELHDRMDQPTTTETMVVSIFQIALAMSVGALLLAFFKDHGIKMPTYLCALFVGIIIRNLADFTGLYKVNMPMIEQLGGVALYIFLAMALMSLQLWQLVGVAGPLLVILLGQVLLMILFAYFVTFNFNGRDYNAAVLAAGHCGFGLGATPNAIANMQAVTLKYGHAPRAFFTVSIVGAFFIDIVNSFVIQAFASMMAKGL; encoded by the coding sequence TTGCAATTGTCCTTTAATCCTGTCGAGACCCTGGCCTTCGCCTGCGCCCTGCTGTGGGTGGGGTTCCGCCTGGTGGAGAGGGTGGGGGTGCTGTACCGCTACAACATCCCAGCCCCGGTGGTTGGCGGCGGGCTCTTCTCCTTGGCTAACCTGCTTCTTAGGAGCGCGGGGGTGGAGATAACCTTCGACACCGTCCTCAAGGACTACATGATGATAGCCTTCTTCTCCACCATAGGCTTTGGCGCCAGCGTGAGGCTCCTCAAGAAGGGCGGCCCCGCGGTGGCGGTCTTCCTGGTGGTGGCGTCGGTCTTGGTGGTGCTTCAGGACCTGGTCTCCTGGGGCCTTTCCATAGCCACGGGCTTTAACCCGATCCTTGGGCTTCTGGCGGGTTCCGTCACCATGTCGGGCGGCCACGGCACCGGGGCCACCTTCGCCGCCTACTTCACCGAGGCGTACCACGTGGAGGGGGCCATGGAGCTGGCCATGGCGGCCGCCACCTTCGGCCTTGTGTCGGGCTCCCTCATAGGCGGCCCCGTGGCAAGGCGCCTCATAGAGCGCTTCTCCCTGAAGCCCCGTCCGGAGGACCAGCTGGAGCCCATCGAGCCCGTCACCGAGGAGCTCCACGACCGCATGGACCAGCCCACCACCACCGAGACCATGGTGGTGAGCATCTTCCAGATAGCCCTGGCAATGAGCGTGGGGGCCCTGCTATTGGCGTTCTTCAAGGACCACGGCATCAAGATGCCCACATACCTCTGCGCCCTGTTCGTGGGCATAATCATAAGGAACCTAGCGGACTTCACCGGCCTTTACAAGGTCAACATGCCCATGATAGAGCAGCTCGGAGGGGTGGCCCTCTACATATTCCTGGCCATGGCCCTCATGTCCTTGCAGCTCTGGCAGCTGGTGGGCGTGGCGGGTCCCCTTTTGGTGATCCTGCTGGGGCAGGTGCTCCTCATGATCCTCTTCGCTTACTTCGTGACCTTCAACTTCAACGGCAGGGACTACAACGCCGCGGTGCTGGCGGCGGGACACTGCGGCTTCGGCCTTGGGGCCACCCCTAACGCCATAGCCAACATGCAGGCGGTGACCCTGAAGTACGGACACGCCCCCAGGGCCTTCTTCACCGTCTCCATCGTGGGGGCCTTCTTCATCGACATAGTTAACTCCTTCGTGATCCAGGCCTTCGCCTCCATGATGGCCAAGGGCCTCTGA
- the citF gene encoding citrate lyase subunit alpha: MPVNALGRELPGFIEGYGEVKPFQGAFAREPEVRSAGQPMRKGRDAMGSKVRRSLRDAIEASGLKSGMTVSFHHHLRNGDLVVNQVIKTCAEMGIGDLTIFPTALFGVHKELIDHIRSGVVRRIMGSVNGPIGKLVSQGGMAEPVVLRSHGGRPRAVASGEVKIDVAFIGAPSADRFGNLSGAMGRSACGSLGYAFTDAMYADHVVAVTDNLVEGMLCPISIPQMYVDQVVAVESIGDPSGIVSGSTRITRDPLRLLIAQMASSLIEASSCFKDGISFQTGAGGIPLAVTAFMKDAMIRRNVKGSFGLGGITGYFVELLKEGLVECLMDVQSFDLEAVRSIGSDPRHMEISAEWYASPWTKGSAVDSLDVVILGATEVDLDFNVNVNTEADGYLLHGIGGHQDTAAGAKLTIIAQPLLRGRIPCVVDRVHCATTPGEVVDAVVTEFGITVNPARGDLISAAREAKLPLISMEELLSKARAICGPMDPLEQEDRIVAVVEWRDGTVIDVIRKVKA, encoded by the coding sequence TTGCCTGTTAACGCCTTGGGGCGGGAGTTGCCGGGGTTCATAGAGGGATACGGGGAGGTAAAGCCCTTCCAGGGGGCCTTTGCCAGGGAGCCGGAGGTGAGAAGCGCCGGCCAGCCCATGAGGAAGGGCCGGGACGCCATGGGGTCCAAGGTGCGCCGAAGCCTTCGGGATGCCATAGAGGCCAGTGGCCTTAAGAGCGGCATGACCGTGTCCTTCCACCACCACCTTCGGAACGGGGACCTGGTGGTGAACCAGGTGATCAAGACCTGCGCAGAGATGGGGATAGGAGACCTCACCATATTCCCCACCGCCCTCTTCGGGGTCCACAAGGAGCTCATAGACCACATAAGGTCCGGGGTGGTGCGCCGGATAATGGGATCCGTGAACGGTCCCATAGGCAAGCTGGTCTCCCAGGGGGGCATGGCGGAACCGGTGGTGCTGCGAAGCCACGGCGGAAGGCCCAGGGCGGTAGCGTCCGGGGAGGTTAAGATAGACGTGGCGTTCATCGGGGCTCCTTCGGCGGACCGGTTCGGCAACCTTTCAGGGGCCATGGGCAGGAGCGCCTGCGGCTCCCTGGGATACGCCTTCACCGACGCCATGTACGCGGACCACGTGGTGGCGGTGACAGACAACCTGGTTGAAGGGATGCTGTGCCCCATCTCGATACCCCAGATGTACGTGGACCAGGTGGTGGCGGTGGAGAGCATAGGGGACCCCTCGGGCATAGTGTCCGGCAGCACCAGGATAACCCGGGACCCCTTGAGGCTTTTGATAGCCCAGATGGCCTCCTCCCTCATCGAGGCATCCAGCTGTTTCAAGGACGGCATATCCTTCCAGACCGGCGCGGGGGGCATACCGCTGGCGGTTACCGCCTTTATGAAGGACGCCATGATCCGACGCAACGTGAAGGGAAGCTTCGGCCTTGGGGGCATAACGGGCTACTTCGTGGAGCTGCTCAAGGAGGGCCTGGTTGAATGCCTCATGGACGTGCAGTCCTTCGACCTGGAGGCGGTGCGGTCCATAGGGTCGGACCCAAGGCACATGGAGATATCCGCCGAGTGGTACGCCAGCCCCTGGACCAAGGGCAGCGCAGTGGACTCCCTGGACGTGGTGATACTCGGCGCCACGGAGGTGGACCTTGACTTCAACGTGAACGTCAACACCGAGGCGGACGGGTACCTGCTGCACGGAATAGGGGGGCACCAGGACACCGCCGCGGGGGCGAAGCTCACCATAATAGCCCAGCCCCTCCTCAGGGGAAGGATACCCTGCGTGGTGGACCGGGTCCACTGCGCCACCACCCCCGGGGAGGTGGTGGACGCGGTGGTCACCGAGTTCGGCATCACCGTGAACCCCGCAAGGGGGGACCTTATTTCCGCCGCCCGGGAGGCCAAGCTTCCCCTCATATCCATGGAGGAACTCCTGTCCAAGGCGAGGGCCATATGCGGCCCCATGGACCCATTGGAGCAGGAGGACCGGATAGTGGCGGTGGTTGAGTGGCGGGACGGAACCGTGATAGACGTGATACGTAAGGTTAAGGCCTAA
- a CDS encoding HpcH/HpaI aldolase/citrate lyase family protein encodes MRRTMLYLPGNNPNMLLRGYLFGPDGIILDLEDSVPEGEKPAARVLVREALCKWDFGCCEVTVRINGMDTPHMEKDLEEIVPCGVDGVRLPKIEDPEQVRELDRMLSRIEVESGLEEGRTKVFCLLESARGIMRAYEIAAASPRVAAIIPGGEDLAADLRTSRSKDGTELDWARRYVVMAARAAGVDPLDTVFPNINDPEGLKAETEFIKQLGYEGKSVIHPSQIGVVHSVFTPKPEEVARARRIVEAAMEAKAQGKGAVSVEGRMVDAPVVKRAMRTLMLAGEDVGGGSVAC; translated from the coding sequence TTGAGGCGCACCATGCTGTACCTGCCGGGCAACAACCCCAACATGCTTTTGAGGGGTTACCTTTTTGGCCCGGACGGGATAATCCTGGACTTGGAAGACTCGGTGCCGGAGGGGGAGAAGCCCGCTGCCCGGGTGTTGGTACGGGAAGCGCTTTGCAAATGGGACTTCGGGTGCTGCGAGGTGACCGTTAGGATAAACGGCATGGACACCCCGCACATGGAGAAGGACTTGGAGGAGATAGTGCCCTGCGGGGTGGACGGGGTAAGGCTTCCAAAGATAGAGGACCCGGAGCAGGTAAGGGAGCTGGACCGGATGCTGTCCCGGATAGAGGTGGAGTCCGGCTTGGAGGAAGGCAGGACCAAGGTGTTCTGCCTCCTGGAGTCCGCCAGGGGGATAATGAGGGCCTATGAGATAGCCGCCGCGTCGCCCCGGGTGGCGGCCATAATCCCCGGCGGGGAGGATCTGGCGGCGGACCTGAGGACCTCCCGGTCCAAGGATGGGACGGAGCTTGACTGGGCCCGGAGGTACGTGGTGATGGCCGCCCGAGCGGCGGGGGTTGATCCGCTGGACACGGTGTTCCCGAACATAAACGACCCGGAGGGGCTCAAGGCGGAGACGGAGTTCATAAAGCAGCTGGGCTACGAGGGGAAGAGCGTCATACACCCCAGCCAGATAGGGGTGGTGCACTCGGTGTTCACCCCGAAGCCCGAGGAGGTGGCGAGGGCTCGGCGGATAGTGGAGGCCGCCATGGAGGCCAAGGCCCAGGGCAAGGGGGCGGTCTCGGTGGAGGGCCGCATGGTGGACGCCCCGGTGGTTAAGCGGGCCATGAGGACCCTTATGCTGGCCGGGGAAGACGTGGGAGGTGGTTCCGTTGCCTGTTAA
- the citD gene encoding citrate lyase acyl carrier protein: MTTAQAGTLESMDCLVTVTEDPSGPKVSISGSGAARFKSSMERTVMETLKRLGILNVSVDVQDNGAIDLVLAARVEAAVLKHRTGGEEP; encoded by the coding sequence GTGACCACAGCTCAGGCGGGGACCCTGGAGTCCATGGACTGCCTCGTCACGGTGACGGAGGATCCATCGGGTCCCAAGGTGTCCATATCCGGCTCAGGGGCAGCAAGGTTCAAGTCCTCCATGGAGAGGACCGTTATGGAAACCCTAAAAAGGCTGGGGATCCTTAACGTCTCGGTGGACGTGCAGGACAACGGGGCCATAGATCTGGTTTTGGCCGCCCGGGTTGAGGCGGCGGTGCTGAAGCACAGGACCGGGGGTGAGGAGCCTTGA
- a CDS encoding isocitrate/isopropylmalate dehydrogenase family protein, with the protein MSRNVLKVKEPKERYKVCYMSGDDSGYDMMEGALLVLHAMDLPIDWVRADLGWCMWEKSVKKFGEGDPRCNTVPPETIEKIRECDATLMAAITSKAGVKGFKSAILQMRQLFDLYINLRPAKTLPALGSPLKGDPKIDLVLFRENTEDLYAAVEFHPLPKEMYDLHKGMERFKKCSDVAVSWRVFSKEGCERIIRAAFEYAKATGRTKVHCCNKANVIRETDGMMKRIFLEIAKEYEQYGIQGIEENADATAMWLIKNPQDYQVIVTSNVFGDILSDEASQLVGGLGFAPSGNIGENTAIFEPCSGSVPKYAHQYRVNPSAMLLTAKMMLEYLGMDEKAQKIEWAINEVLAENKPKTLTYDVLRDFRNDPDWEKNAASTIEMATAIAQKINPGFTGSTLEDAKAKAREMCDWNKTIGFED; encoded by the coding sequence ATGAGCCGCAACGTCCTTAAGGTCAAGGAGCCCAAGGAGCGCTACAAGGTATGCTACATGTCCGGTGATGACTCCGGATACGACATGATGGAGGGGGCGCTCCTGGTACTTCACGCCATGGACCTTCCGATAGACTGGGTAAGAGCCGACCTCGGCTGGTGCATGTGGGAGAAGTCGGTCAAGAAGTTCGGCGAGGGGGACCCGAGGTGCAACACGGTCCCGCCGGAGACCATAGAGAAGATCCGGGAGTGCGATGCCACGTTGATGGCCGCCATAACCTCCAAGGCGGGGGTGAAGGGATTCAAGTCCGCCATACTGCAGATGCGGCAGCTCTTCGACCTCTACATAAACCTCCGGCCCGCTAAGACCCTGCCCGCCCTGGGCTCTCCCCTGAAGGGGGATCCCAAGATAGACCTGGTGCTCTTCCGGGAGAACACCGAGGACCTTTACGCGGCGGTGGAGTTCCACCCGCTTCCCAAGGAGATGTACGACCTCCACAAGGGCATGGAGCGCTTCAAGAAGTGCTCCGACGTGGCGGTGTCCTGGCGGGTCTTCTCCAAGGAGGGGTGCGAGAGGATAATCCGCGCCGCCTTCGAGTACGCCAAGGCCACCGGCAGGACCAAGGTTCACTGCTGCAACAAGGCAAACGTCATCCGGGAGACCGACGGGATGATGAAGCGAATATTCCTTGAGATCGCCAAGGAGTACGAGCAGTACGGGATACAGGGGATCGAGGAGAACGCGGACGCCACCGCCATGTGGCTCATAAAGAACCCCCAGGACTACCAGGTGATAGTAACCAGCAACGTGTTCGGCGACATCCTCTCCGACGAGGCCAGCCAACTGGTGGGAGGCCTGGGGTTCGCCCCAAGCGGCAACATCGGGGAGAACACCGCCATATTCGAGCCCTGCAGCGGATCGGTGCCCAAGTACGCCCACCAGTACCGGGTTAATCCCTCCGCCATGCTCCTCACCGCCAAGATGATGCTGGAGTACCTGGGGATGGACGAGAAGGCCCAGAAGATCGAGTGGGCCATCAACGAGGTTCTGGCGGAGAACAAGCCCAAGACCCTGACCTACGACGTGTTGAGGGACTTCCGGAACGACCCGGACTGGGAGAAGAACGCCGCCAGCACCATAGAGATGGCCACCGCCATAGCCCAGAAGATCAACCCCGGCTTCACAGGCAGCACCCTGGAGGACGCGAAGGCCAAGGCAAGGGAGATGTGCGACTGGAACAAGACCATCGGCTTCGAGGACTAG
- a CDS encoding 3-isopropylmalate dehydratase, with protein MRIKGRVWKYGDDVNTDVIFPGKYTYTIKERSEMAKVACEDLDPEFNREATKGDIIVAGKNFGCGSSREQAVTCLVERGIGAIIAKGFARIYYRNALNEGLPIVVCPEAVDSLEKGDTVEIDFDRGEVITPKGAFSFPPYPEFVRGLIEDGGLIPHVKKSLGLG; from the coding sequence ATGAGGATAAAGGGAAGGGTCTGGAAGTACGGGGACGACGTCAACACCGACGTGATCTTCCCCGGTAAGTACACCTACACCATCAAGGAGAGGTCCGAGATGGCCAAGGTGGCCTGCGAGGACCTGGATCCGGAGTTCAACCGGGAGGCCACGAAGGGGGACATCATCGTGGCGGGCAAGAACTTCGGCTGCGGCTCCTCCCGGGAACAGGCGGTCACCTGCCTGGTGGAACGGGGCATAGGGGCCATCATAGCCAAGGGCTTCGCCAGGATCTACTACCGGAACGCCCTCAACGAGGGGCTTCCCATAGTCGTATGCCCCGAGGCGGTGGACTCCCTGGAAAAGGGGGACACGGTGGAGATCGACTTTGACCGGGGAGAGGTGATAACCCCCAAGGGGGCCTTCTCCTTCCCCCCGTACCCGGAGTTCGTCCGGGGGCTTATCGAGGACGGGGGGCTCATACCCCACGTGAAGAAGTCCCTTGGGCTAGGCTGA
- a CDS encoding 3-isopropylmalate dehydratase large subunit has product MGKTFAEKVLGKWAGYEVKAGDVVTVEPHFCMSHDNAAPIARTFKKIGVSKVYDPKRIVIILDHAIPAPSDDHALNHKEIREFVREQGIEHFMDVTSQGGVCHQKMCEEGFALPGLIMVGSDSHTCTYGAFGAFSTGIGRSEMAATWATGKLWFRVPESMKITVTGSFPKGVSAKDLILKIIGDIKADGADYMSVEFHGPGIEAMSLAERMTLCNMGIEMGAKNAVCPPDQKVLDHVKGTAKSDLWEPLWADRDAVYAKELSYDLSSLVPGVAKPHTVDNYSPVDQVKGTPIHQAFLGSCTNGRIEDLREAASILKGRQVAVRTIVIPASWKVYRQALAEGIVDTLLDAGCVISNPGCGPCMGNHQGILAPGETCISTANRNFKGRMGNKDSFIYLASPMTVAASALKGAIADPREVL; this is encoded by the coding sequence ATGGGCAAGACCTTCGCGGAGAAGGTGCTGGGCAAGTGGGCAGGCTATGAGGTCAAGGCCGGGGACGTGGTCACCGTGGAACCCCACTTCTGCATGAGCCACGACAACGCCGCCCCAATAGCCAGGACGTTCAAGAAGATAGGGGTATCAAAGGTATACGACCCCAAGAGGATAGTTATAATACTGGATCACGCCATACCGGCCCCATCGGACGACCACGCCTTGAACCACAAGGAGATCCGGGAGTTCGTGAGGGAACAGGGCATAGAGCACTTCATGGACGTGACGAGCCAAGGCGGCGTCTGCCACCAGAAGATGTGTGAGGAGGGCTTCGCCCTTCCGGGGCTCATCATGGTGGGAAGCGACAGCCACACCTGCACCTACGGGGCCTTTGGGGCCTTCTCCACCGGCATAGGCAGGTCCGAGATGGCCGCCACATGGGCCACCGGCAAGCTCTGGTTCCGGGTACCGGAGTCCATGAAGATAACCGTCACCGGTTCCTTCCCCAAGGGGGTTTCCGCCAAGGACCTGATACTCAAGATAATCGGGGACATCAAGGCGGACGGGGCGGACTACATGAGCGTCGAGTTCCACGGGCCCGGGATCGAGGCCATGTCCCTGGCGGAGAGGATGACCCTATGCAACATGGGGATCGAGATGGGGGCCAAGAACGCGGTTTGCCCCCCGGACCAGAAGGTGCTGGATCACGTGAAGGGAACGGCCAAATCGGACCTCTGGGAGCCCCTCTGGGCGGATCGGGACGCCGTCTACGCCAAGGAGCTGTCCTACGACCTGTCCAGCCTCGTGCCCGGGGTGGCAAAACCCCACACGGTGGACAACTACTCCCCGGTGGACCAGGTCAAGGGTACCCCAATACACCAAGCGTTCCTCGGGAGCTGCACCAACGGCCGCATAGAGGACCTGCGGGAGGCGGCCTCGATACTCAAGGGACGCCAGGTGGCGGTGAGGACCATAGTGATCCCCGCCTCCTGGAAGGTCTATCGGCAGGCCCTGGCGGAGGGTATCGTGGATACCCTGCTCGATGCGGGCTGCGTCATCTCCAACCCGGGCTGCGGTCCCTGCATGGGGAACCACCAGGGGATACTGGCCCCCGGCGAGACCTGCATTAGCACCGCCAACCGCAACTTCAAGGGCCGTATGGGGAACAAGGACAGCTTCATATATCTCGCAAGCCCCATGACCGTGGCTGCCTCTGCCCTCAAGGGCGCCATAGCGGATCCCAGGGAGGTGCTCTAG
- the leuD gene encoding 3-isopropylmalate dehydratase (catalyzes the isomerization between 2-isopropylmalate and 3-isopropylmalate in leucine biosynthesis) has translation MSDTVLRGRAWVFGDDVDTDLIYHNKYLAETDPKKMAQYSFEYYPGKENFAKEVRPGDFVVAGRNFGTGSSREHAVYCLKEIGVPMVLAESFARIYYRNAINNGYPVLFVKGLSDAIKAGQVKDGDELEVDTSTGVIRNLTQGVEFHGDAVTDLERDIMAAGGLIEYLKSQA, from the coding sequence ATGAGTGATACGGTTCTTCGCGGAAGGGCCTGGGTCTTCGGGGACGACGTGGACACGGACCTCATATACCACAACAAGTACCTGGCGGAGACGGACCCCAAGAAGATGGCCCAGTACTCCTTCGAGTACTACCCGGGCAAGGAGAACTTCGCCAAGGAGGTGCGCCCCGGGGACTTCGTGGTGGCGGGCCGGAACTTCGGCACCGGGTCCAGCAGGGAGCACGCGGTTTACTGCCTCAAGGAGATAGGGGTGCCCATGGTGCTGGCGGAGTCCTTCGCCAGGATCTACTACAGGAACGCCATAAACAACGGCTACCCGGTGCTCTTCGTCAAGGGGCTGTCGGACGCCATAAAGGCCGGCCAGGTGAAGGACGGGGACGAGCTGGAGGTGGACACCTCCACCGGGGTCATAAGGAACCTTACTCAGGGGGTGGAGTTCCACGGGGATGCGGTTACGGACCTCGAGCGGGACATAATGGCCGCAGGAGGTCTCATCGAGTACCTCAAATCCCAGGCTTAG
- a CDS encoding 3-isopropylmalate dehydratase large subunit: MGRTMIQKIMARASGKDVSVGDRVWCNIDLSTARDFGGPNCVLQFEEVTGKDAKVWDPDKIAFTFDLQAPAHSEKVSNNQKIIRQFAKKQGITKVFDVNWGIGQHVLLENGLVKPGDVILGTDSHMNLLGAVGAFATGVGNTDIVASWIKGTLWFRVPETMKITATGKFQRGVYMRDFLTHLVGTLGADGMFFKAVEFTGDAIEQSSLSDRITLCSMVTEMSGKVGLIMPNGPVLEWLVERAGKEVLDRVEMIRPDGDAAYSEELRFDVSQLEPLASCPDAPDNVKKVREVAGERIDQVHIGSCSNGRFEDIAAAHEVLKAAGFKVSPDVRVIITPSTREVMRECAKAGFIQDFLDAGVIFTNPTCSLCTAEHYGALPSGDVGVSTTNRNFIGKVGKGSHTYLMSPASAMASAVRGVITDPRDILG; this comes from the coding sequence ATGGGACGGACCATGATCCAGAAGATAATGGCCAGGGCCTCCGGCAAGGACGTGTCGGTGGGAGACCGGGTTTGGTGCAACATAGACCTGTCCACCGCCAGGGACTTCGGGGGGCCCAACTGCGTTCTCCAGTTCGAGGAGGTGACCGGCAAGGACGCCAAGGTGTGGGACCCGGACAAGATAGCCTTCACCTTCGACCTCCAGGCCCCGGCCCACTCGGAGAAGGTCTCCAACAACCAGAAGATAATCCGCCAGTTCGCCAAGAAGCAGGGCATAACCAAGGTCTTCGACGTCAACTGGGGCATAGGCCAGCACGTGCTGCTGGAGAACGGGCTGGTCAAGCCCGGGGACGTTATATTGGGCACCGACAGCCACATGAACCTCCTGGGCGCCGTGGGGGCCTTCGCCACCGGCGTCGGCAACACCGACATAGTGGCCTCCTGGATCAAGGGGACCCTGTGGTTCCGGGTGCCGGAGACCATGAAGATAACCGCCACGGGTAAGTTCCAGCGGGGGGTTTACATGAGGGACTTCCTCACCCACCTGGTGGGCACCCTAGGGGCGGACGGCATGTTCTTCAAGGCGGTGGAGTTCACCGGAGACGCCATAGAGCAAAGCAGCCTCTCGGATCGCATAACCCTGTGCTCCATGGTGACCGAGATGAGCGGCAAGGTGGGGCTGATAATGCCCAACGGTCCGGTTCTGGAGTGGCTCGTGGAGAGGGCCGGCAAGGAGGTACTGGACAGGGTCGAGATGATCCGTCCCGACGGGGACGCGGCGTACTCCGAGGAGCTGCGGTTCGACGTGTCCCAGCTTGAGCCCCTGGCCTCCTGCCCAGACGCACCGGACAACGTGAAGAAGGTCCGGGAGGTGGCTGGAGAGAGGATAGACCAGGTGCACATAGGCTCCTGCTCCAACGGCCGGTTCGAGGACATAGCGGCGGCCCACGAGGTCCTCAAGGCCGCGGGGTTCAAGGTGTCCCCGGACGTGCGGGTCATCATAACCCCCTCCACCAGGGAGGTCATGAGGGAGTGCGCCAAGGCGGGCTTCATCCAGGACTTCCTGGACGCGGGGGTCATCTTCACCAACCCCACCTGCAGCCTCTGCACCGCGGAGCACTACGGAGCGCTTCCCTCCGGGGACGTGGGGGTGTCCACCACCAACCGCAACTTCATAGGCAAGGTCGGCAAGGGCAGCCACACCTACCTCATGAGCCCCGCCTCCGCCATGGCCAGCGCCGTAAGAGGCGTGATAACGGACCCCAGGGACATCCTGGGATGA
- a CDS encoding HD domain-containing protein has protein sequence MKERIAKLLPEVDWICDPDLKDKVLAAYEDALKTGGWEPEDMARIPFTLLIPDCPASYLTHTRGVTRMAKAAMDEFNGLYKDEGGYKLDNDRLIAGALLHDVGKLVEYEKGPDGKTVKSKMGKDLRHPFSGTVIAMRNGIPSDIAHIIANHAHEGDGSLRSPEGVIVNKADFMNFETIKSFLGMK, from the coding sequence ATGAAGGAGAGGATAGCAAAGCTGCTCCCGGAGGTGGACTGGATCTGCGATCCGGATCTCAAGGACAAGGTCTTGGCCGCCTATGAAGACGCCCTGAAGACCGGGGGCTGGGAACCGGAGGACATGGCGCGAATCCCGTTCACCCTTCTAATCCCCGACTGCCCTGCCTCGTACCTCACCCACACCAGGGGTGTGACCAGGATGGCCAAGGCCGCCATGGACGAGTTCAACGGCCTTTACAAGGACGAGGGGGGCTACAAGCTGGACAACGACAGGCTCATAGCCGGGGCTCTCCTTCACGACGTGGGGAAGCTGGTTGAGTACGAGAAGGGCCCGGACGGCAAGACCGTCAAATCCAAGATGGGCAAGGACCTTCGGCACCCCTTCTCCGGCACCGTCATAGCCATGAGGAACGGGATACCCAGCGACATAGCCCACATCATAGCCAACCACGCCCACGAGGGAGACGGTTCGCTCCGAAGCCCCGAAGGGGTGATAGTAAACAAGGCGGACTTCATGAACTTCGAGACCATCAAGTCGTTCCTCGGCATGAAGTAG
- a CDS encoding FadR/GntR family transcriptional regulator, translating to MPDRVRQTRIYEKVVEEIKGDISSGRLKPGDPLPPERSLMDQLGVSRSSLREAFRVLELMGLIESIPGKGRFVRRPRHSSKEGDPLRERGLPLEDEAILELMEARRVLDPAIAREAARRAMPSDLTKMRRVLSSTREGLDDLESRAKGDFDFHLALAEATRNFVFVNIVRMNFNLIMATHDRIYALLEDKEAFLNEHKTLYDAILDRDPDRAESAAREHIERIYKTLQEVLALKGVSP from the coding sequence TTGCCCGATAGGGTACGGCAGACCAGGATATACGAGAAGGTGGTGGAGGAGATAAAGGGGGACATATCCTCCGGGCGTCTCAAACCCGGGGATCCCCTTCCGCCGGAGCGGTCCCTGATGGATCAGCTTGGGGTCAGCCGGAGCTCCCTCCGGGAGGCCTTCAGGGTTTTGGAGCTCATGGGACTCATAGAGAGCATCCCCGGCAAGGGGCGGTTCGTACGGCGTCCCAGGCATTCGTCAAAAGAGGGTGACCCACTGAGGGAAAGGGGGCTTCCCCTTGAGGACGAGGCCATCCTGGAGCTCATGGAGGCCCGCAGGGTCCTGGACCCCGCAATAGCCCGGGAGGCCGCCAGGAGGGCCATGCCCAGCGACCTCACCAAGATGAGACGGGTCCTATCCTCCACCAGGGAGGGTCTTGACGACCTGGAGAGCCGGGCAAAGGGGGACTTTGACTTTCACCTTGCCCTGGCGGAGGCCACCAGGAACTTCGTGTTCGTCAACATCGTGCGCATGAACTTCAACCTCATAATGGCCACCCACGACAGGATCTACGCCCTCCTGGAGGACAAGGAGGCGTTCCTCAACGAGCACAAAACCCTTTACGATGCCATCCTAGACAGGGATCCGGACCGGGCGGAGAGCGCCGCCAGGGAGCACATCGAGCGCATCTACAAGACCCTTCAGGAGGTGCTGGCCCTTAAAGGGGTAAGTCCTTAA